The sequence below is a genomic window from Chondrinema litorale.
TTCTTAGATCAACTACAACATCGAAAATTTCACCTGAAATACAGGTTACACATTTAATGTGCTCGTTAGGCGGGGTTTGAAAATGTAATCCTCTTAAAACTCCTTTTTTAGAGCCAGAATAATATTCTTCTGTAAATGAGGTAGAAAGTCCTAAGTCTTTATAAGTGTCTTCGTGGTAGGTTTTAATAAGTTTTCCTCTGTCGTCCTGAAATATTCTTGGTTTCAGCTCAAAACATCCTGGAATTGGTGTTTCAATTTTCTCCATTTGTGCTTTTTGATTAAAATAAAAACCGGTTACTCAAATAGAGTAAACCGGTTTAATAATAAATTAATAAATATATCTATAGTCGAATACATTCTTCTTGTTGATGAGTTCTTTCTTTTCTTTGAACTCTTTCCAACCAGTAAGAATAGCAACATTTTCTGTTTGCTCAAGTAATTCTTCTAGTGTATCGATGTATTTGATTTTGATATCAGGATATTCTTCTTGGAAAGCCTGATTCGCCAATGGGTCGTAAGCTATAATGTTAGTATAACCTTTGTCGATCAATTTAGTGATTACATCTTTACTTGGAGTAAGACGAACATCATCAGAACCAGTTTTAAAAGATAAACCTAAGATACCAATTGTATCAGAAGGAGAAGTAGCATCAGCAATTTTGCTTACTACGAAATCTTTTACTTGCTCATTAATTTTAAGGTTGCCACCTAAAACTTCTGGAGTAAATCCATTGTCTTTAGAGATGCTATATAAAGCTGAAGTATCTTTTGGAAGGCAATATCCACCATAACCACAACCAGGATATACATAGCTAGACATTGATGCAGGAGAACCAAACCATCTTTTGTCTTCGTGTAGAATTCTAAATGCTTTTGCTACATCAATATCACCAATATGGTCTGCTACCATAGACATTTCATTAGAGTAACTAATTAATGTAGATAGCAATGTGTTAGATAAATATTTGATGAACTCAGCAGAGTTATAAGACACATAGTGAATTGGCGCATTGAATGGCTTGTAGATTTTATCAAGAATCTCTTTTGACTCTTCATCT
It includes:
- a CDS encoding UDP-glucose dehydrogenase family protein; its protein translation is MITVIGLGFVGLTTGLGFAKKGFKTYGIDINEARVNKLKNFEIPFHEPHLKEVLEETSDKTFFLNPPLEEAVKNSKAIFICVGTPAAADGSADLKYILGAIDQILAVDSDDFKVIITKSTVPPSTVSKKVKPYVDEKLKEFNRNIGFASNPEFLREGYCWEDFIEPDRVVIGVEDEESKEILDKIYKPFNAPIHYVSYNSAEFIKYLSNTLLSTLISYSNEMSMVADHIGDIDVAKAFRILHEDKRWFGSPASMSSYVYPGCGYGGYCLPKDTSALYSISKDNGFTPEVLGGNLKINEQVKDFVVSKIADATSPSDTIGILGLSFKTGSDDVRLTPSKDVITKLIDKGYTNIIAYDPLANQAFQEEYPDIKIKYIDTLEELLEQTENVAILTGWKEFKEKKELINKKNVFDYRYIY